Within the Deinococcus carri genome, the region CCGAACTGCGGGCTGAACACCCACTGCCACACCCACGCCGCCGCCACGATGGGCGTGACATACGGCGCGAAGTACAGGGCGCGGTACAGCCCCTGGAGGGCACGAATCCGCCCCAGCAGCAGCGCGATGCCCAGCCCCAGGGCAAGCTGGGCGGGCACGCCGATCAGGGTGTACAGCGCCGTATTTTTCAGCGCCTGCCCGAACTTCTCGTCGCCCAGAAGCGCGCGGTAGTTCTCCACCCCCACGAAGGGCTGCTGCTCCTTGAGGATGTTCCAGTCGAAGAGGCTCAGGCGCAGCGCCGTCAGGGTCGGGATAAAGCGCACCACCAGAAAGAACAGCAGCGGCACCAGCAGGAAGGTGTACGCGGTGCGAATCTGGTGCCGCCGCAGTGAGCTGGGCCGGGAGGAGGACCGGGCGGGTGCCCGTCTCCCCCGCAGGTCACTTGTAGTAGCCATTCAGGATCTTCTGCTCGTCGGCCGCCGCCCTCTTCACGGCGTTGGCGGGCGAGCCGCCCTGGAGGATCACCGAGTTGATGGCGTCCACCCAGGCCTTGCGCTGCCCGGCCTCGTCCACGAAGAGGGTGGAGTGCGCGAACGGCAGGGCGTACACGAAGGGGCCGTACACCGGATCACGCCGCAGGCCGGGGTCATTGGCGAGCTTCTTGCTGGCGGGGATCTCCCCCACCGCCTGGAGCCAGGTGCGCTGGGTGTCCTCGCTGGTCAGGAACTTCAGGAACTTGACGGCGGCGGCCAGCTTCTCGCCCTTCGCATTCCTGGTGATGCCGTTGACCCAGTACGAGCCGAAGTTGCTGCGCACGCCGTTCCCCTTGAATACGGGCAGCGGCACCACGCCCCAGCCAAACTTTGCGCCTTTCTGGATGGTGCCCACGGCAAAGGACCCGTCGATGATCATGCCCACCTTCCCGGCGATAAAGGCGTCGCGGTAGCTGTTGTTGCCGGGGAAGAAGTTGGGCGTGCCGAGTTTGTATTTGGTGTAGAGGTCGGTGTAGAAGTTCATCGCCTTTACGCCCGCGTCGCTGTCGTACGTGACCTGCTTGCCGTCCTTGCTGTAGGGGGAGCCGCCGAACTGCCGCACCAGCACCTCGCGGACCACGTGGTAGTCCTGGCCGTCGGGCTGGATGCCGAAGCCCAGCGTGGTGAAGCGGGGCGGCGCGCCCTTCACGACCTTCTGCGCGGCGGCGATGAAGTCCTCCCAGGTGCGCGGCGGCGTCAGCACCCCGGCCGCCTTGAGCAGGTCCTTGTTGTAGAAGAGTGCCAGTGTACGCACGGAGGTGGGCAGGGCGTAATACTGCCCGCCAATCTTGCTGGTCTGGACCATCGGCACGAAGCTGTTCTCAATCTGCTTGACCGGGAAGTCCGCCTTGGGCAGCGGCTGAAGGTACCCGCTGTCCACGTACTGCGGCAGCCAGCCATAGAAGAGGTTCACCACGTCCGGTCCCTGCCCCGCCGGCACGCTTGACGCCACCTTCTGATTGTAGGCGTCGTAGGGGAAGGTTTCCTGCCTGATCTTGATGTCCGGGTTCTGGGCCTCGAACTTGGCGATCAGTTTGTTCATGGTGTCCACCTTGCTGGCGTAGTCGTACTGCCAGTAGGTGAGGGTGACGGGGGCGGCGGTCGCGGTGGCCGTGAGGGCGGCGCTGAGGGTCAGGGCCAGCGTCAGGAACTTGCGCATGCGGGACTCCTTGCAGGGGGGAAAGAGGCGACTTGCCGGGGTCAGGTGGGGCCGGGAAAGCCTGCTGGGGTGGATACCCTCCCCCGTGCTTGCCCCCGCTCCATGCTGTTG harbors:
- a CDS encoding extracellular solute-binding protein; protein product: MRKFLTLALTLSAALTATATAAPVTLTYWQYDYASKVDTMNKLIAKFEAQNPDIKIRQETFPYDAYNQKVASSVPAGQGPDVVNLFYGWLPQYVDSGYLQPLPKADFPVKQIENSFVPMVQTSKIGGQYYALPTSVRTLALFYNKDLLKAAGVLTPPRTWEDFIAAAQKVVKGAPPRFTTLGFGIQPDGQDYHVVREVLVRQFGGSPYSKDGKQVTYDSDAGVKAMNFYTDLYTKYKLGTPNFFPGNNSYRDAFIAGKVGMIIDGSFAVGTIQKGAKFGWGVVPLPVFKGNGVRSNFGSYWVNGITRNAKGEKLAAAVKFLKFLTSEDTQRTWLQAVGEIPASKKLANDPGLRRDPVYGPFVYALPFAHSTLFVDEAGQRKAWVDAINSVILQGGSPANAVKRAAADEQKILNGYYK